A single region of the Micropterus dolomieu isolate WLL.071019.BEF.003 ecotype Adirondacks linkage group LG02, ASM2129224v1, whole genome shotgun sequence genome encodes:
- the ddx39ab gene encoding DEAD (Asp-Glu-Ala-Asp) box polypeptide 39Ab, producing the protein MAENDVDNELLDYEEDEEPQGAPESEAPAGKKEVKGSYVSIHSSGFRDFLLKPELLRAIIDCGFEHPSEVQHECIPQAILGMDILCQAKSGMGKTAVFVLATLQQIEPVDGQVSVLVMCHTRELAFQISKEYERFSKYMPTVKAAVFFGGMAIKKDEEVLKKNCPHIVVGTPGRILALIRNKTLTLKNVKHFVLDECDKMLEQLDMRRDVQDIFRNTPHEKQVMMFSATLSKEIRPVCRKFMQDPMEVFVDDETKLTLHGLQQYYSKLKDCEKNRKLFDLLDVLEFNQVVIFVKSVTRCVALAQLLLDQNFPAIAIHRGMAQEERLSRYQQFKDFQRRILVATNLFGRGMDIERVNIVFNYDMPEDSDTYLHRVARAGRFGTKGLAITFVSDETDAKTLNNVQDRFEVNVAELPDEIDISSYIEQSR; encoded by the exons ATGGCCGAGAACGATGTTGATAACGAGCTGCTGGACTATGAAGAGGATGAAGAGCCTCAAGGAGCCCCTGAGAGTGAGGCGCCGGCAGGCAAGAAGGAGGTGAAGGGTTCCTACGTTTCCATCCACAGTTCGGGCTTCAGAGATTTTCTGCTCAAACCAGAGCTGCTCCGTGCCATCATCGATTGTGGTTTTGAGCATCCGTCTGAAG TCCAGCATGAATGCATCCCGCAAGCTATCCTGGGCATGGACATCCTGTGCCAAGCCAAATCTGGTATGGGCAAGACGGCTGTGTTTGTACTGGCCACACTGCAGCAGATTGAACCTGTTGATGGACAG GTGTCTGTATTAGTCATGTGCCACACACGAGAGCTGGCCTTCCAGATCAGTAAAGAGTACGAGCGGTTCTCCAAGTACATGCCCACGGTAAAGGCAGCAGTATTCTTTGGTGGCATGGCCATCAAGAAGGACGAGGAGGTCTTGAAGAAGAACTGTCCTCACATTGTCGTCGGAACGCCAGGCCGCATCCTCGCTCTCATCCGGAACAAGACCCTCACTCTGAAGAACGTTAAGCACTTTGTCCTGGATGAGTGTGACAAAATGTTGGAGCAGCTAG ATATGAGGCGTGACGTACAGGACATCTTCAGGAATACACCTCATGAGAAGCAGGTCATGATGTTCAGTGCGACACTGAGTAAGGAGATCCGGCCAGTCTGCCGCAAGTTCATGCAGGAT CCCATGGAAGTATTTGTGGATGACGAAACCAAACTTACACTCCACGGCCTGCAACAGTACTACTCCAAGCTGAAGGATTGCGAAAAGAACCGCAAGCTCTTTGACCTGCTGGACGTTCTGGAGTTCAACCAG GTGGTGATCTTTGTCAAGTCAGTCACGCGCTGTGTCGCCCTGGCCCAGCTCCTGCTGGATCAAAACTTTCCTGCCATTGCCATCCACAGGGGAATGGCTCAGGAGGAGAG GCTGTCTCGCTATCAGCAATTCAAGGACTTCCAAAGGCGGATCCTGGTGGCCACTAACCTCTTCGGCCGAGGCATGGACATTGAGCGGGTCAATATCGTCTTCAACTACGACATGCCAGAAGATTCTGACACCTATCTGCACAGG GTTGCCCGTGCTGGTAGGTTTGGGACCAAAGGCCTGGCTATAACCTTTGTGTCAGACGAGACTGATGCCAAGACTCTGAACAATGTGCAGGACCGCTTTGAGGTCAATGTGGCCGAGCTGCCGGACGAGATTGACATCTCCTCTTACA TCGAGCAGTCCAGATGA
- the si:ch211-106h11.3 gene encoding CCN family member 1 — translation MGILLLFAGLQVVTVGLVTAGCPVVCECPAGPPSCPPGVSSVPDGCSCCKVCAAQLNQDCHEGRPCDHHKGLECNYGNDVGRTHGICRAKAEGRSCEYSGRIYQNGENFRAGCKHQCTCIDGAVGCVPLCPSHVPLASPSCPAPQLVKVPGQCCLSINCHKGTTLVPPVHRRPQSPVYPPYPFIPYPAYPYPKPYPKPYRKLYPYKHKKEKDTLGNELVEVGRKWDKPRGNKHLAAWRQVGDQCEVQTTSWSQCSRSCGIGVSSRVTNDNARCKLIKETRLCNIRPCSSMSIPVKKGRKCSRTHKAPEPHRLSYAGCRSTRLYRPNYCGVCRDGRCCSPRRTRTASVAFVCPDGERFNRSVMFIQSCKCSDECNHLNEAAMPPQRWLYGDTHKFID, via the exons ATGGGGATACTGCTATTATTTGCTGGCTTGCAAGTGGTGACAGTCGGCTTG GTGACTGCTGGCTGTCCAGTGGTGTGTGAGTGTCCGGCAGGGCCCCCATCCTGTCCCCCAGGGGTCAGCTCAGTCCCAGATGGATGCAGCTGCTGCAAGGTGTGTGCTGCTCAACTCAACCAGGATTGCCACGAAGGAAGGCCCTGTGACCACCATAAAGGCCTGGAGTGCAACTATGGCAACGATGTAGGCCGTACCCACGGCATCTGCAGGG CAAAGGCAGAGGGCCGCTCGTGCGAATACAGCGGGAGGATTTATCAAAACGGCGAGAATTTCCGCGCTGGTTGCAAGCACCAGTGTACCTGCATCGACGGAGCGGTGGGCTGCGTGCCCCTTTGCCCCAGTCATGTGCCCCTGGCATCCCCTTCCTGTCCTGCTCCACAGCTGGTCAAGGTGCCAGGCCAGTGCTGCCTCAGCATCAACTGCCACAAGGGTACCACCCTTGTACCCCCAGTGCACCGCCGACCCCAATCTCCAGTTTACCCGCCTTACCCTTTCATTCCCTACCCGGCCTACCCCTACCCAAAGCCTTACCCGAAACCTTACCGGAAGCTGTACCCCTACAAGCACAAAAAGGAGAAGGACACCCTGGGCAACGAGCTGGTGGAGGTGGGGCGCAAGTGGGACAAGCCGCGTGGAAACAAGCACCTGGCGG CCTGGAGGCAGGTGGGAGATCAGTGTGAGGTTCAGACTACTTCCTGGTCCCAGTGTTCTCGAAGCTGTGGGATAGGCGTCTCGTCTCGTGTTACCAACGACAATGCCCGGTGTAAGCTGATCAAGGAGACACGTCTGTGCAACATTCGGCCCTGCAGTTCCATGTCTATCCCTGTCAAG AAAGGAAGGAAGTGCTCTCGTACCCATAAGGCCCCTGAGCCACACCGACTGTCCTACGCCGGCTGCAGGAGCACTCGCCTGTACAGACCCAACTACTGTGGGGTATGTAGGGATGGCCGTTGCTGCTCACCCCGTCGTACACGCACTGCCAGCGTGGCCTTCGTCTGCCCTGATGGCGAGCGCTTCAACAGGTCTGTGATGTTCATCCAGTCCTGCAAGTGCAGCGACGAGTGCAATCATCTCAACGAGGCAGCCATGCCTCCACAACGATGGCTCTACGGAGACACACACAAGTTCATTGACTAg